One window from the genome of Pseudonocardia hierapolitana encodes:
- a CDS encoding DUF2231 domain-containing protein — MNRTRRLNVEQDMWVIDGIPLHPLVVHAVVVLLPLAALGSVVIAVRRSWRRSLGIPVLLLALVGVGAVPVATTTGTELWTALRVQNPLIDVHAERASWLLPVALAFLVLLAAAVLTELAAVRAEVGAHAAPAAGPSRYRVAAGLSALAALAGLAVTAIVVWIGHAGSMAVWQGIGQ; from the coding sequence ATGAACCGGACACGGCGGTTGAACGTTGAGCAGGACATGTGGGTCATCGACGGCATCCCGCTGCACCCTCTCGTCGTGCACGCGGTCGTCGTGCTGCTGCCGCTCGCCGCGCTGGGTTCCGTTGTGATCGCGGTGCGGCGCTCGTGGCGGCGCTCGCTCGGCATCCCGGTCCTGCTGCTGGCGCTGGTCGGCGTCGGCGCGGTCCCGGTGGCCACCACCACCGGCACGGAGCTGTGGACGGCCCTGCGCGTGCAGAACCCGCTGATCGACGTCCACGCCGAGCGGGCCTCGTGGCTGCTGCCGGTCGCCCTCGCGTTCCTCGTGCTGCTGGCCGCCGCCGTGCTCACGGAGCTGGCCGCCGTGCGGGCAGAGGTCGGGGCGCACGCCGCGCCCGCCGCAGGCCCCTCGCGCTACCGCGTCGCCGCCGGGCTCTCCGCGCTGGCGGCGCTCGCCGGCCTCGCCGTCACCGCCATCGTCGTGTGGATCGGGCACGCCGGGTCCATGGCCGTCTGGCAGGGGATCGGCCAGTAG
- a CDS encoding MoaD/ThiS family protein yields the protein MAVTVSVPTILRTHTGGEKAVEAKGSTVAEVIDDLESRHSGIAGRLVKDGKLHRFVNIYVDDEDVRFAGGLEAPVGENSTVTILPAVAGGMR from the coding sequence ATGGCCGTCACCGTGTCCGTCCCGACCATCCTGCGCACCCACACCGGCGGCGAGAAGGCCGTCGAGGCGAAGGGGAGCACCGTCGCCGAGGTGATCGACGACCTCGAGTCCCGCCACAGCGGGATCGCGGGGCGGTTGGTCAAGGACGGCAAGCTGCACCGCTTCGTCAACATCTACGTCGACGACGAGGACGTGCGCTTCGCCGGCGGCCTCGAGGCGCCGGTGGGCGAGAACTCCACCGTGACGATCCTGCCCGCCGTCGCAGGTGGCATGCGCTGA
- a CDS encoding PLP-dependent cysteine synthase family protein — translation MARYDSLLQAVGDTPLVGLPSLSPAPHVRLWAKLEDRNPTGSIKDRPALAMIEKAEADGLLTPGCTVLEPTSGNTGISLAMACKLKGYQLVCVMPENTSLERRQLLEMYGAQIISSPAAGGSNQAVAMAKELAAEHPDWVMLYQYGNPANADAHYRTTGPEILRDLPTVTHFVAGLGTTGTLVGTGRYLREHKPDIQIVAAEPRYGELVYGLRNLDEGFVPELYDPEVLTARYSVGSRDALRRTRQLVEQEGIFAGISSGGILHAALAVAEKAAGAGETADIVIIIADAGWKYLSTGAYAGELDDAAEGIEGHLWA, via the coding sequence ATGGCCCGGTACGACTCCCTGCTGCAGGCGGTTGGCGACACCCCGCTGGTAGGCCTGCCGTCGCTCTCGCCCGCTCCGCACGTGCGGCTGTGGGCCAAGCTGGAGGACCGCAACCCCACCGGATCCATCAAGGACCGCCCGGCCCTCGCGATGATCGAGAAGGCCGAGGCGGACGGGTTGCTGACGCCCGGCTGCACGGTGCTGGAGCCGACGTCCGGAAACACGGGCATCTCGCTCGCGATGGCCTGCAAGCTCAAGGGCTACCAGCTGGTCTGCGTGATGCCGGAGAACACGTCCCTCGAGCGCCGCCAGCTCCTGGAGATGTACGGCGCGCAGATCATCTCCTCGCCCGCGGCAGGTGGCTCCAACCAGGCCGTCGCCATGGCGAAGGAGCTGGCCGCGGAGCACCCGGACTGGGTCATGCTCTACCAGTACGGCAACCCGGCCAACGCCGACGCGCACTACCGCACCACCGGTCCGGAGATCCTGCGCGACCTGCCGACCGTCACCCACTTCGTCGCAGGGCTCGGCACCACCGGCACGCTCGTCGGCACCGGCCGCTACCTGCGCGAGCACAAGCCCGACATCCAGATCGTGGCCGCCGAGCCGCGCTACGGCGAGCTGGTCTACGGCCTGCGCAACCTCGACGAGGGCTTCGTCCCCGAGTTGTACGACCCCGAGGTGCTCACCGCCCGCTACTCCGTCGGCAGCCGCGACGCCCTGCGCCGCACCCGCCAGCTCGTGGAGCAGGAGGGCATCTTCGCCGGCATCTCCAGCGGCGGCATCCTGCACGCCGCGCTCGCCGTGGCGGAGAAGGCGGCCGGAGCGGGCGAGACCGCCGACATCGTGATCATCATCGCGGACGCGGGGTGGAAGTACCTGTCCACCGGCGCCTACGCGGGCGAGCTGGACGACGCGGCCGAGGGCATCGAGGGCCACCTCTGGGCGTGA
- a CDS encoding MBL fold metallo-hydrolase, translating into MRLIVLGCSGSGPGPDAPASGYLVDTGDARLVLDLGNGTFGALQRHLDPWELDAVAFSHLHPDHCADFTSLVVHRRYHPRPPYDPAARPLPVHAPAEAPDRFAAAYAPSAAERAETDLTDVFTFHALSDGGTSDVGAATLTARRVDHLCEAYGLRVEAGGRSLVYSGDTGPCTALVELARDADVLLCEATWPHVMPQWGDEPPTGVHLSGRQAGEHAAAAGVGRLLITHVPAWFDGEELLAEAKAAFGGPVELVIPEGAYEI; encoded by the coding sequence ATGCGGCTGATCGTGCTCGGGTGTTCGGGCAGCGGGCCGGGGCCGGACGCACCGGCCTCCGGCTACCTCGTCGACACGGGGGACGCACGGCTCGTGCTCGACCTGGGCAACGGCACGTTCGGCGCCCTGCAGCGCCACCTCGACCCGTGGGAGCTCGACGCCGTCGCCTTCTCCCACCTGCACCCGGACCACTGCGCCGACTTCACCTCGCTCGTGGTGCACCGCCGCTACCACCCGCGCCCGCCGTACGACCCCGCCGCGCGCCCGCTGCCGGTGCACGCCCCGGCCGAGGCGCCCGACCGGTTCGCCGCCGCGTACGCGCCCTCCGCCGCCGAGCGGGCCGAGACCGACCTCACCGACGTGTTCACCTTCCACGCGCTCTCCGACGGCGGCACGTCCGACGTCGGGGCCGCCACGCTCACGGCTCGGCGCGTCGACCACCTCTGCGAGGCCTACGGGCTGCGCGTGGAGGCGGGTGGGCGGAGCCTCGTCTACAGCGGTGACACCGGCCCGTGCACCGCGCTCGTGGAACTCGCCCGCGACGCGGACGTGCTGCTGTGCGAGGCCACCTGGCCGCACGTCATGCCGCAGTGGGGGGACGAGCCGCCCACCGGGGTGCACCTGTCGGGACGGCAGGCAGGCGAGCACGCCGCGGCGGCCGGGGTCGGGCGGCTGCTCATCACCCACGTGCCCGCCTGGTTCGACGGGGAGGAGCTGCTGGCCGAGGCCAAGGCCGCGTTCGGCGGGCCCGTTGAGCTGGTGATCCCCGAGGGGGCGTACGAGATCTAG
- a CDS encoding nicotinamidase produces MRALVVVDVQNDFCEGGSLAVDGGAAVAAAISGHMRTASYDHVVATRDHHVDPGAHFSATPDFVASWPPHCRAGTPGASFHPGLDVAPIEAVFSKGEHAAAYSGFEGAEPGGSGLTDWLRARGVDSVDVVGIATDHCVRATALDAAKAGFTTTVLLDLCAGVSPATTERALKEMQAAGVQLT; encoded by the coding sequence ATGCGTGCCCTTGTCGTCGTCGACGTGCAGAACGACTTCTGCGAAGGCGGTTCGCTGGCCGTCGACGGGGGTGCTGCGGTCGCAGCCGCGATCTCCGGCCACATGCGCACCGCCTCCTACGACCACGTCGTCGCCACCCGCGACCACCACGTCGACCCCGGCGCCCACTTCTCGGCCACCCCCGACTTCGTCGCCAGCTGGCCTCCGCACTGCCGCGCAGGCACGCCGGGGGCGTCGTTCCACCCCGGACTGGACGTGGCCCCGATCGAGGCCGTGTTCAGCAAGGGTGAGCACGCCGCCGCCTACTCCGGGTTCGAGGGCGCCGAGCCGGGCGGCAGCGGCCTGACCGACTGGCTGCGCGCCCGCGGCGTGGACAGCGTGGACGTGGTCGGGATCGCCACGGACCACTGCGTCCGCGCCACCGCCCTGGACGCCGCGAAGGCGGGCTTCACGACGACGGTGCTGCTCGACCTGTGCGCAGGCGTGTCCCCGGCGACGACGGAGCGCGCGCTGAAGGAGATGCAGGCGGCAGGCGTCCAGCTGACCTGA
- a CDS encoding nicotinate phosphoribosyltransferase, producing the protein MTGSPSSAGVSTALFTDRYELTMAAASLADGTAQRHCVFEVFARRLPEGRRYGVVAGTGRLLESIERFRFGEQELAMLEGVVDDATLSWLAEYRFSGDIDGYPEGELYFPGSPILTVTGTFVDAVLLETLVLSILNHDSAVASAAARMVTAAAGRPIIEMGSRRTHEAAAVASARATYLAGFTTTSNLEAQRRHGIPTAGTAAHAWVLLHDDELSAFTSQVKSLGPDTTLLVDTYDIRRGVELAVEAAGTGLGAIRIDSGDLGELARQARDQLDALGATETKIVLSGDLDEYAIASLRAEPVDSYGVGTSVVTGSGAPTAGMVYKLVEVDGRPVAKRSESKESHGGRKSAVRRYKPTGTAIEEVVHLASTPPGIGPHDRVVPIPLVRDGEQVAGLPTLEESREHLRAALVSVPWEGLKLSRGEPALPTVFEGV; encoded by the coding sequence ATGACTGGCAGTCCGTCGTCGGCCGGTGTGTCCACCGCCCTGTTCACCGACCGGTACGAGCTGACCATGGCGGCCGCCTCGCTCGCCGACGGCACCGCGCAGCGGCACTGCGTGTTCGAGGTCTTCGCGCGCCGGCTGCCGGAGGGACGCCGCTACGGGGTGGTGGCGGGCACCGGTCGCCTGCTCGAGTCGATCGAGCGGTTCCGGTTCGGCGAACAGGAGCTCGCGATGCTCGAGGGCGTCGTCGACGACGCCACGCTCTCGTGGCTGGCCGAGTACCGCTTCTCCGGCGACATCGACGGTTACCCCGAGGGCGAGCTGTACTTCCCCGGATCGCCGATCCTCACCGTCACGGGCACGTTCGTCGACGCCGTGCTGCTCGAGACGCTCGTGCTCTCGATCCTCAACCACGACAGCGCCGTAGCCTCGGCCGCGGCGCGCATGGTCACCGCCGCCGCGGGGCGGCCCATCATCGAGATGGGGTCGCGCCGCACCCACGAGGCCGCGGCGGTGGCGTCCGCGCGGGCCACCTACCTCGCCGGGTTCACCACCACCTCCAACTTGGAGGCCCAGCGCAGGCACGGCATCCCCACCGCCGGAACGGCCGCGCACGCCTGGGTGCTGCTGCACGACGACGAGCTGTCGGCGTTCACCAGCCAGGTGAAGTCGTTGGGCCCGGACACCACCCTGCTCGTGGACACCTACGACATCCGCCGCGGCGTGGAGCTCGCGGTCGAGGCCGCCGGCACCGGCCTCGGCGCCATCCGGATCGACTCGGGCGACCTCGGCGAGCTCGCCCGCCAGGCCCGCGACCAGCTCGACGCGCTCGGCGCCACCGAGACGAAGATCGTGCTCTCCGGCGACCTCGACGAGTACGCGATCGCCTCGCTGCGGGCCGAGCCCGTCGACTCCTACGGGGTCGGCACCTCGGTCGTCACCGGCTCGGGCGCGCCCACCGCCGGGATGGTCTACAAGCTGGTCGAGGTCGACGGCAGGCCGGTCGCCAAGCGCAGCGAGTCGAAGGAGTCGCACGGCGGGCGCAAGTCGGCCGTTCGCCGGTACAAGCCGACGGGAACCGCGATCGAGGAGGTCGTGCACCTGGCCTCGACGCCACCGGGGATCGGGCCGCACGACCGCGTCGTGCCGATCCCGCTGGTCCGGGATGGCGAGCAGGTGGCAGGGCTGCCCACCCTCGAGGAGTCCCGCGAGCACCTGCGCGCCGCGCTCGTGTCCGTGCCGTGGGAGGGCCTCAAGCTCTCCCGCGGCGAGCCCGCCCTTCCCACCGTGTTCGAGGGGGTCTGA
- a CDS encoding SelT/SelW/SelH family protein — protein sequence MPAPRLEITYCTQCRWLLRAGWTAQELLTTFPGDLGEVALVPGTGGVFQVRLDDDMLWDRATEGGFPELSRLKQLVRDRVAPDRSLGHSDRR from the coding sequence GTGCCCGCCCCCCGCCTCGAGATCACCTACTGCACGCAGTGCCGCTGGCTGCTGCGCGCCGGATGGACGGCGCAGGAGCTGCTCACGACGTTCCCCGGCGACCTCGGCGAGGTCGCGCTGGTGCCCGGCACCGGCGGGGTCTTCCAGGTGCGGCTCGACGACGACATGCTCTGGGACCGCGCCACCGAGGGCGGATTCCCCGAGCTGTCGCGGCTCAAGCAGCTCGTGCGCGACCGCGTGGCTCCCGACCGCAGCCTCGGCCACTCGGACCGCCGTTAG
- the rdgB gene encoding RdgB/HAM1 family non-canonical purine NTP pyrophosphatase: MKVLLATRNVGKLAELRRMLADGPFEVLGLADVPDFPEAPETGATFAENALAKARDAAAASGLPSVADDSGLAVEALNGMPGVLSARWCGRHGDDLANLELLLGQLADVPDERRRGAFVCAAALVVPGGPETVVHGEWSGRIVRAPRGTGGFGYDPIFVPDGEERTSAELSPEEKDAASHRGRAMRALLPHLHALT, encoded by the coding sequence GTGAAGGTACTGCTCGCCACCCGCAACGTCGGCAAGCTCGCCGAGCTGCGCCGGATGCTCGCCGACGGACCCTTCGAGGTGCTCGGGCTCGCCGACGTGCCGGACTTCCCGGAGGCGCCCGAGACCGGCGCCACCTTCGCGGAGAACGCCCTCGCCAAGGCGCGGGACGCGGCGGCGGCTTCCGGCCTGCCGTCCGTGGCGGACGACTCGGGCCTCGCCGTCGAGGCGCTGAACGGGATGCCCGGTGTGCTGTCGGCGCGCTGGTGCGGCCGGCACGGCGACGACCTCGCCAACCTCGAGCTCCTCCTCGGCCAGCTCGCCGACGTGCCGGACGAGCGGCGGCGCGGCGCGTTCGTGTGCGCGGCGGCGCTGGTGGTGCCGGGCGGGCCGGAGACGGTGGTGCACGGGGAGTGGTCGGGCCGGATCGTGCGGGCGCCGCGCGGCACCGGCGGCTTCGGCTACGACCCGATCTTCGTGCCCGACGGCGAGGAGCGCACCTCCGCCGAGCTCAGCCCGGAGGAGAAGGACGCCGCCTCCCACCGCGGCCGCGCCATGCGCGCCCTCCTGCCCCACCTGCACGCCCTGACCTGA
- the murI gene encoding glutamate racemase, whose product MPPGPDAPIGIFDSGVGGLTVARSLIDQLPAEQVVYVGDTAHGPYGPLRIADVRRHALAVGDALMERGVKALVVACNTATAACLPDIRERYPVPVVEVLRPAVRRAVATTRSGRIGVIGTSATIASGAYQDAFAAAPGAEVTAVACPRFVDFVERGMTSGRQVLGLVQSYLEPLQRARIDTLVLGCTHYPLLAGVLQIVAGPDVTLVSSADETAKDVVRVLMEHDLARDPAGPPPAAHRFLATGDPEPFRRLGRRFLGPEIGAVAGLRTLPTSGAFVGT is encoded by the coding sequence GTGCCCCCCGGTCCCGACGCCCCGATCGGCATCTTCGACTCCGGCGTCGGTGGCCTCACCGTGGCGAGGTCGCTGATCGACCAGCTGCCCGCCGAGCAGGTCGTGTACGTCGGCGACACCGCCCACGGGCCGTACGGGCCGCTGCGCATCGCCGACGTGCGCCGCCACGCCCTCGCCGTCGGCGACGCGCTGATGGAGCGGGGGGTCAAGGCGCTGGTCGTCGCCTGCAACACCGCCACCGCCGCCTGCCTGCCCGACATCCGCGAGCGCTACCCGGTGCCGGTCGTGGAGGTGTTGCGGCCCGCGGTGCGCCGGGCCGTCGCCACCACCCGGAGCGGGCGGATCGGGGTGATCGGCACCAGCGCGACGATCGCATCGGGCGCCTACCAGGACGCCTTCGCCGCCGCACCCGGCGCGGAGGTCACGGCCGTCGCCTGCCCGCGTTTCGTCGACTTCGTCGAGCGCGGCATGACGAGCGGCCGCCAGGTGCTCGGGCTCGTGCAGAGCTACCTGGAGCCGCTGCAGCGGGCGCGGATCGACACGCTGGTGCTCGGCTGCACGCACTACCCGCTGCTCGCAGGCGTGCTCCAGATCGTCGCCGGGCCGGACGTCACGCTCGTCTCCAGCGCGGACGAGACGGCCAAGGACGTCGTGCGCGTGCTCATGGAGCACGACCTCGCCCGCGACCCCGCCGGCCCGCCGCCCGCTGCACACCGCTTCCTCGCCACGGGCGACCCGGAGCCGTTCCGCCGCCTGGGCCGCCGCTTCCTCGGCCCGGAGATCGGCGCGGTCGCAGGCCTCCGCACCCTTCCGACGAGCGGCGCGTTCGTCGGAACCTAG
- a CDS encoding rhomboid family intramembrane serine protease — translation MAAPAPAPRRTARVLPRTPVTSALFMLLFTAGLYVVEAFDVVSGHMLDRNYGIEPLEADGLDGVLFAPLLHADWGHLVANTVPFLVLGFLAMAGGVRQFVVVTATIWILGGLGVWLTGGYGSGYHIGASGLIFGWLVFLLTRGFFARSGLQILLAVGLFLVWGGILFGVLPGQPGISWQAHLFGALAGLLAARLAARADRRA, via the coding sequence ATGGCCGCCCCTGCGCCCGCCCCTCGCCGGACCGCCCGCGTGCTGCCGCGCACCCCGGTCACCTCGGCACTGTTCATGCTGCTGTTCACGGCCGGGCTGTACGTCGTCGAGGCGTTCGACGTCGTCAGCGGCCACATGCTCGATCGGAACTACGGCATCGAGCCGCTCGAGGCCGACGGGCTCGACGGAGTGCTGTTCGCCCCCCTGCTGCACGCCGACTGGGGCCACCTGGTCGCCAACACGGTGCCGTTCCTCGTGCTCGGGTTCCTGGCCATGGCCGGCGGCGTCCGCCAGTTCGTGGTGGTGACGGCCACGATCTGGATCCTGGGCGGGCTCGGGGTGTGGCTCACCGGCGGCTACGGCTCCGGCTACCACATCGGGGCATCCGGGTTGATCTTCGGCTGGCTGGTCTTCCTGCTCACCCGGGGTTTCTTCGCCCGCAGCGGCCTCCAGATCCTCCTCGCGGTGGGGCTGTTCCTCGTCTGGGGCGGCATCCTGTTCGGCGTGCTGCCGGGGCAGCCGGGCATCTCGTGGCAGGCCCACCTGTTCGGGGCGCTCGCCGGGCTGCTGGCGGCCCGGCTCGCCGCCCGCGCCGACCGCCGCGCCTAG
- the pcaC gene encoding 4-carboxymuconolactone decarboxylase, protein MTTEQPTLDLDPDGLAVRREVLGAKHVDAAIARADAVTADFQELITRYAWGGIWTRPGLDRRMRSAITLTALVAHGHYAELEMHLRAALRNGLTREEIVEVLLQSAIYCGVPAANSAFAVARRVLAEPDPTD, encoded by the coding sequence GTGACCACGGAGCAGCCCACCCTCGACCTCGACCCCGACGGCCTCGCCGTGCGCCGCGAGGTGCTCGGGGCGAAGCACGTCGACGCCGCCATCGCCCGCGCCGACGCCGTCACGGCCGACTTCCAGGAGCTGATCACCCGGTACGCGTGGGGCGGCATCTGGACCCGCCCCGGCCTCGACCGGCGGATGCGCAGCGCCATCACGCTCACCGCGCTCGTCGCGCACGGCCACTACGCCGAGTTGGAGATGCACCTGCGGGCGGCTCTGCGCAACGGCCTCACCCGCGAGGAGATCGTCGAGGTGCTGCTGCAGAGCGCGATCTACTGCGGCGTCCCCGCCGCCAACTCCGCCTTCGCCGTCGCCCGCCGAGTCCTGGCCGAACCCGACCCCACGGACTGA
- the clpS gene encoding ATP-dependent Clp protease adapter ClpS yields MAAPLPAPTRQVEPDLAEDTTADVPWQAIVWNDPVNLMSYVTYVLQKLFGYPEPKATALMLDVHHKGKAAVSSGDKDKIETDVAKLHAAGLWATMQKA; encoded by the coding sequence ATGGCCGCCCCGCTACCCGCACCCACTCGCCAGGTGGAGCCGGACCTCGCCGAGGACACGACGGCCGACGTCCCCTGGCAGGCGATCGTCTGGAACGATCCCGTGAACCTGATGTCCTACGTCACATACGTGTTGCAGAAGCTGTTCGGCTACCCGGAGCCGAAGGCCACCGCCCTGATGCTCGACGTGCACCACAAGGGCAAGGCGGCGGTGTCGTCCGGGGACAAGGACAAGATCGAGACGGACGTCGCGAAGCTGCACGCCGCCGGTCTCTGGGCCACGATGCAGAAGGCATGA
- a CDS encoding Mov34/MPN/PAD-1 family protein: MLVIRRDLVDEIVSHARRDHPDEACGVIAGPEGSDRPERFIPMLNAARSPTFYEFDSGDLLRLYRDMDSRGEVPVVIYHSHTSTEAYPSRTDISYASEPYAHYVLVSTREPAATNRTGHEFRSFRIVDGVVTEEDVEVVESYMFSHTGADDVPDHA, from the coding sequence GTGCTGGTGATCCGACGCGATCTCGTGGACGAGATCGTCTCCCACGCCCGCCGGGACCACCCCGACGAGGCGTGTGGCGTCATCGCCGGCCCAGAGGGATCCGACCGCCCCGAGCGGTTCATCCCGATGCTCAACGCCGCCCGCTCGCCCACGTTCTACGAGTTCGACTCGGGCGACCTGCTGCGGCTCTACCGCGACATGGACTCCCGTGGCGAGGTGCCCGTGGTGATCTACCACTCGCACACGTCCACGGAGGCCTACCCGTCGCGCACCGACATCTCCTACGCCTCAGAGCCCTACGCGCACTACGTGCTCGTCTCGACGCGCGAGCCCGCTGCGACGAACAGGACGGGCCATGAGTTCCGGTCGTTCCGGATCGTGGACGGCGTGGTCACCGAGGAAGACGTCGAGGTCGTGGAGAGTTACATGTTCTCGCACACGGGTGCTGACGACGTCCCGGACCACGCCTGA
- a CDS encoding DUF2017 domain-containing protein — MNGWKKAGRGAKARLAGTFDPQEAAVLRGLVAEIRQMLAGRSADNPADELAVLTGMRTGPSTRPDDRVLARLLPDFSTDDADLSAGMRSLHEPELIEAKDAAAVLMLDTLPEAGGRVELTPDQADSWLTALNDVRLALGTALDVSEDMPEDLPIDDPRAAHLGVYHWLTYVQDSLVQARMQVRG; from the coding sequence GTGAACGGCTGGAAGAAGGCGGGCCGCGGCGCCAAGGCGCGGCTCGCCGGCACGTTCGATCCCCAGGAGGCCGCGGTCCTGCGCGGCCTCGTGGCCGAGATCCGGCAGATGCTCGCCGGGCGCTCCGCCGACAACCCCGCCGACGAGCTGGCCGTCCTCACCGGGATGCGCACCGGCCCGTCCACCCGGCCCGACGACCGGGTGCTCGCCCGGCTGCTCCCGGACTTCTCCACCGACGACGCCGACCTCTCGGCGGGCATGCGCTCCCTGCACGAGCCCGAGCTGATCGAGGCCAAGGACGCCGCGGCAGTGCTGATGCTCGACACCCTCCCCGAGGCCGGGGGGCGCGTCGAGCTCACCCCGGATCAGGCCGACAGCTGGCTCACCGCCCTCAACGACGTGCGGCTCGCGCTGGGCACCGCGCTCGACGTCAGCGAGGACATGCCGGAGGACCTCCCGATCGACGACCCGCGGGCCGCGCACCTCGGCGTCTACCACTGGCTCACGTACGTGCAGGACTCGCTGGTGCAGGCACGGATGCAGGTGCGCGGCTAA
- the rph gene encoding ribonuclease PH, with protein MTRADGRTDDDLRPVTITRGFQKHPAGSVLVEFGDTKVLCAASVTEGVPRWRKGSGLGWLTAEYAMLPSATNTRSDRESVRGRIGGRTHEISRLIGRSLRACIDLAALGENTIALDCDVIQADGGTRTAAITGAYVALADAVTWLGAQGALADPKPLSCQVAAVSVGVVDGRVRLDLPYEEDSRAEVDANVVATDTGTLIEVQSTGEGATFTRSTLDSMLDIALAGIRKLSDLQAEVLAQPYPRDLPGRS; from the coding sequence GTGACGCGCGCAGACGGCAGGACGGACGACGACCTCCGCCCGGTGACCATCACCCGGGGTTTCCAGAAGCATCCGGCGGGTTCGGTGCTCGTCGAGTTCGGGGACACGAAGGTGCTGTGCGCGGCGAGCGTCACGGAGGGCGTACCGCGCTGGCGCAAGGGATCGGGTCTGGGCTGGCTCACCGCGGAGTACGCGATGCTGCCGTCGGCCACGAACACCCGCAGCGACCGCGAGTCGGTGCGGGGGCGCATCGGCGGGCGCACGCACGAGATCAGCAGGCTGATCGGCCGCTCGCTGCGTGCCTGCATCGACCTCGCCGCGCTCGGCGAGAACACCATTGCCCTCGACTGCGACGTCATCCAGGCCGACGGCGGCACCCGCACCGCGGCGATCACCGGTGCCTACGTGGCGCTCGCCGACGCGGTGACCTGGCTCGGCGCGCAGGGTGCGCTCGCCGATCCGAAGCCGCTGTCGTGCCAGGTCGCCGCCGTCAGCGTCGGTGTGGTGGACGGGCGCGTGCGGCTCGACCTGCCGTACGAGGAGGACTCCCGCGCCGAGGTCGACGCGAACGTCGTCGCCACTGACACGGGCACCCTCATCGAGGTGCAGAGCACCGGCGAGGGCGCCACCTTCACCCGCAGCACGCTCGACTCGATGCTCGACATCGCGCTGGCAGGCATCCGGAAGCTGTCGGACCTGCAGGCCGAGGTGCTGGCGCAGCCCTACCCGCGTGACCTGCCGGGGCGCTCGTGA
- a CDS encoding TVP38/TMEM64 family protein: MSSTTLPDPPLPDAGTFGRVSWGRIAAVGIGVLVVAVLAFLLFRTGTDLLDVRTAVQAAGLWAPLLFVLLQGMVTVTPIPRTVFTVAAGVLFGGIGGVILAVVGTSLAATVAFWLVKLLGGRFVRRHTDHRVMTWVRARLDRNGLLAMVSLRLIPAVPFSAMNYASALSGVRFAPYLLGTVLGVLPGTIGIVILGDAAVGGNPHPAMLLVSVTSGLVGLTGALIAARRPAPTGQVLPDPAD; this comes from the coding sequence GTGTCGAGCACCACCCTTCCCGACCCGCCGCTCCCGGACGCCGGTACCTTCGGTCGGGTGAGCTGGGGACGGATCGCCGCCGTGGGCATTGGTGTGCTCGTGGTCGCCGTGCTCGCGTTCCTGCTGTTCCGGACCGGCACGGACCTGCTGGACGTCCGCACCGCCGTGCAGGCGGCGGGCCTGTGGGCCCCGCTGCTGTTCGTGCTGCTGCAGGGCATGGTCACGGTCACGCCGATCCCGCGCACGGTGTTCACGGTGGCGGCGGGGGTGCTGTTCGGCGGGATCGGTGGCGTGATCCTCGCGGTGGTGGGCACCTCGCTCGCTGCGACCGTCGCGTTCTGGCTGGTCAAGCTGCTGGGCGGCCGGTTCGTTCGCCGGCACACCGACCATCGCGTCATGACGTGGGTACGCGCCCGGCTGGACCGCAACGGCCTGCTCGCGATGGTGTCGCTGCGGCTGATCCCGGCCGTGCCGTTCTCGGCGATGAACTACGCCTCGGCGCTCTCGGGTGTGCGCTTCGCGCCCTACCTGCTGGGTACGGTGCTGGGGGTCCTGCCCGGGACGATCGGGATCGTGATCCTCGGCGACGCCGCGGTGGGCGGCAACCCGCACCCGGCGATGCTGCTGGTCTCGGTGACCTCGGGCCTCGTTGGGCTCACGGGTGCGCTGATCGCGGCCCGGCGGCCGGCACCGACCGGCCAGGTTCTGCCCGACCCCGCGGACTGA